From the genome of Lotus japonicus ecotype B-129 chromosome 6, LjGifu_v1.2, one region includes:
- the LOC130724434 gene encoding uncharacterized protein LOC130724434: MEGGYGGNRAEAERWLYTANKLLSARDLHGARSFAIRAQESDPRFEATELLLAVIDTLLAGEARIKDLVDCYAILQVVRYTDNIEFIAAQYRRLASLLDPHHNPFAFAAHAFSLVQDAWALLFNPTKKAFYDNQLRFITEPPQPHHAPPPPPPPPPSIHLHPVQNHVNPSSDDVPVVVADAVEEDNRPSQDNVTEPTQPSENDGRTFWTACPYCYAMFEYPSVYEECTLRCQSCRRGFHGVAVRSLPPGLTEEEGGLTSFCSWGFFPVGFSGDLKSIGGASSEWNPFSPLFPCALNGGGSSYRGRKRGPKVYYYDEAAVESEELSDSTEEEDSDDGDDGDDDGGWRSRLRKRGRRKGSSAARTGVKSNGKARKGNHNDSGAGDANANASVGNGEVSGGASALPPAVPNSVRPESSKRGALGGSRRRGAGNLGKLDLNVEFSNEVEEPAHGVREGNGTGHAEDNIEGIGFFEGLDEFILSSLPILNVVADDKVKGH; this comes from the coding sequence atggagggTGGTTACGGCGGCAACCGGGCGGAAGCGGAGCGGTGGCTCTACACCGCGAACAAGCTCCTCAGCGCGCGTGACCTACACGGCGCCCGCTCCTTCGCGATCCGGGCTCAGGAATCCGACCCGAGGTTCGAGGCCACGGAGCTCCTCCTCGCCGTCATCGACACCCTCCTCGCCGGCGAAGCTCGGATCAAGGACCTCGTCGACTGCTACGCCATCCTCCAAGTCGTCCGCTACACTGACAACATTGAGTTCATCGCCGCCCAGTACCGCCGTCTCGCCAGCCTCCTTGACCCTCACCACAACCCATTCGCCTTCGCCGCGCATGCTTTCTCCCTTGTCCAAGACGCATGGGCTCTCCTATTCAACCCGACTAAGAAAGCATTCTACGATAACCAGCTCCGATTCATCACTGAACCACCGCAACCTCATCAtgctccacctccaccaccaccaccaccaccatctatTCATCTACACCCCGTTCAGAACCATGTAAACCCTAGCTCCGATGATGTTCCGGTGGTGGTTGCTGATGCTGTGGAAGAAGACAACAGGCCGAGTCAGGACAATGTAACTGAGCCGACTCAGCCGAGTGAGAACGATGGGAGGACTTTCTGGACGGCGTGTCCTTACTGTTATGCTATGTTTGAGTACCCTTCGGTGTATGAGGAGTGTACTCTTCGGTGCCAGAGTTGTCGGAGGGGTTTTCATGGGGTGGCGGTACGGTCTCTGCCGCCGGGTTTGACTGAGGAAGAAGGTGGGTTGACCTCGTTTTGCAGTTGGGGGTTTTTCCCTGTTGGGTTTTCTGGGGATTTGAAGAGTATTGGTGGGGCTTCTTCAGAGTGGAACCCTTTTTCTCCGCTGTTTCCTTGTGCTTTGAATGGGGGTGGTTCTTCATATAGGGGAAGGAAGAGGGGTCCTAAGGTTTATTACTATGATGAGGCGGCTGTGGAGTCTGAGGAGCTTTCAGATTCGACGGAGGAGGAGGATTCCGATGACGGAGATGATGGGGATGACGATGGGGGCTGGCGGAGCAGGCTGAGGAAGAGAGGGAGGAGGAAAGGCTCTTCTGCTGCTCGTACTGGTGTTAAAAGCAATGGGAAGGCTAGGAAGGGGAATCATAATGATAGTGGGGCTGGTGATGCCAATGCCAATGCCAGTGTGGGTAATGGTGAGGTTTCTGGTGGTGCCTCTGCGCTGCCGCCTGCGGTTCCCAATTCTGTGAGGCCGGAGTCTAGCAAGAGAGGCGCTTTGGGTGGTTCGAGGAGGAGGGGTGCTGGGAACTTGGGCAAGTTGGATTTGAATGTGGAGTTTAGCAATGAGGTGGAAGAGCCTGCCCATGGAGTCAGGGAAGGGAATGGGACTGGACATGCAGAGGATAATATTGAGGGGATTGGATTTTTTGAGGGGCTTGATGAGTTCATCCTTAGTAGCTTGCCCATTCTCAATGTTGTTGCAGATGATAAGGTTAAGGGTCATTAG